One window from the genome of Streptomyces sp. NBC_00287 encodes:
- a CDS encoding ABC transporter substrate-binding protein: MKTRTSAALLAAVTATSLLAACSGGTNTGDSGDGGGSKTLTLASVDQGSVEDIVKAFEKANPGVKVRHTTSGADQYQQQIRTQLSSGTAPDVMSVWPGNGNPAATYVLAEPGYLRDLSDQPWAAELPDAIKTVAQYEGKTYNAVFGQNGIGAVYNQQAMEKAGLTPPDTWTELLAFCRDAKAKGTPAFALGNQDNWVTQLVQYALVATTVYGKDRDFDQKMQAGEATFAKSQWTTALDKYLTMEKTGCFQENPLGTNYEASQQLAATGKTLGIVQGNWVIALLKGKNPQGTFTFKALPATDDTSATLIPAAAGAGYGVNAKAKNEDLALKFVNFVMSPEGMNLFAEKQGGLPALSDTGYAVDPSLTELSTFIRADRTVPFMDQLWPNAKVQQTMLSGLQEIFSDQSTPDELLKEMDADYKAGS, translated from the coding sequence ATGAAGACACGCACATCAGCGGCCCTGCTGGCCGCAGTGACAGCCACCTCCCTGCTGGCCGCATGCAGCGGCGGCACCAACACGGGCGACTCCGGCGACGGAGGAGGTTCCAAGACCCTGACCCTCGCCTCGGTCGACCAGGGCTCCGTCGAGGACATCGTCAAGGCGTTCGAGAAGGCCAACCCCGGTGTCAAGGTCCGCCACACCACCAGCGGCGCCGACCAGTACCAGCAGCAGATACGGACCCAGCTCTCCTCGGGCACCGCCCCCGACGTGATGTCGGTCTGGCCGGGCAACGGCAACCCCGCCGCCACCTACGTCCTGGCCGAACCCGGCTATCTGCGCGACCTCTCCGACCAGCCCTGGGCCGCCGAGCTGCCCGACGCGATCAAGACCGTCGCCCAGTACGAGGGGAAGACCTACAACGCCGTCTTCGGCCAGAACGGCATCGGCGCGGTCTACAACCAGCAGGCCATGGAGAAGGCGGGGCTCACCCCACCCGACACCTGGACCGAACTCCTGGCGTTCTGCCGGGACGCGAAGGCCAAGGGAACCCCCGCCTTCGCGCTGGGCAACCAGGACAACTGGGTGACCCAACTGGTCCAGTACGCGCTGGTGGCCACCACCGTCTACGGCAAGGACCGCGACTTCGACCAGAAGATGCAGGCCGGTGAGGCCACCTTCGCCAAGTCGCAGTGGACCACCGCCCTGGACAAGTACCTGACGATGGAGAAGACCGGCTGCTTCCAGGAGAACCCCCTGGGCACCAACTACGAGGCCAGCCAGCAGCTCGCCGCCACCGGCAAGACGCTCGGCATCGTCCAGGGCAACTGGGTGATCGCCCTCCTCAAGGGCAAGAACCCGCAGGGCACGTTCACCTTCAAGGCCCTGCCCGCCACCGACGACACCTCGGCGACCCTCATCCCGGCTGCCGCCGGCGCCGGCTACGGCGTGAACGCCAAGGCGAAGAACGAGGATCTCGCGCTGAAGTTCGTGAACTTCGTGATGTCGCCCGAGGGCATGAACCTGTTCGCCGAGAAGCAGGGCGGTCTGCCCGCACTGTCCGACACGGGCTACGCGGTCGACCCGTCCCTGACCGAACTCTCCACGTTCATCAGGGCAGACCGCACGGTGCCGTTCATGGACCAGCTGTGGCCCAACGCCAAGGTCCAGCAGACCATGCTCAGCGGGCTCCAGGAGATTTTCAGCGACCAGTCCACCCCCGACGAGCTCCTCAAGGAAATGGACGCCGACTACAAGGCCGGCAGCTGA
- a CDS encoding carbohydrate ABC transporter permease — translation MNRYRPRTLALELAMIACALFVGFPVYVLVNLAVRPTSDSSSPIAPTTSPTLDNFTQAWQQGALGGALANSVLVTVCSVAVVLAVSSLAAYPLARVTARWSRGTYLVVLLGLVLPFQLASLPLYQTMRDLGLLGTPWALVLFYSGLQVPFTVFLYVGFLRALPRDFEDAALIDGCTPLQGFRHVVLPMLKPVTVTALVLNTVAVWNDFFTPLLYLSGSAQQTMPVAISGFVGQYVTDWNLIFAALVISIVPVLVVYFLLQRSIINGFAGGLKG, via the coding sequence ATGAACCGCTACCGCCCGCGCACCCTCGCCCTCGAACTGGCGATGATCGCATGCGCACTCTTCGTCGGCTTCCCGGTGTACGTCCTGGTCAACCTGGCCGTACGGCCAACATCGGACAGCTCCTCGCCCATCGCGCCGACCACCTCGCCGACCCTGGACAACTTCACGCAGGCCTGGCAACAGGGCGCACTCGGCGGCGCGTTGGCCAACAGCGTGCTGGTGACGGTGTGCAGCGTCGCCGTCGTGCTGGCCGTGTCCTCCCTCGCCGCCTATCCACTGGCCCGGGTCACGGCACGCTGGTCACGCGGCACGTACCTGGTGGTCCTGCTGGGCCTGGTGCTGCCCTTCCAGCTCGCCTCGCTGCCGCTCTACCAGACGATGCGGGACCTCGGCCTGCTCGGCACCCCGTGGGCGCTGGTCCTCTTCTACTCCGGTCTCCAAGTGCCGTTCACCGTCTTCCTCTACGTCGGCTTCCTGCGCGCGCTGCCCCGCGACTTTGAGGACGCCGCCCTGATCGACGGCTGCACACCGCTCCAGGGGTTCCGGCACGTGGTGCTGCCGATGCTCAAGCCGGTCACCGTGACGGCCCTGGTGCTCAACACGGTCGCCGTCTGGAACGACTTCTTCACCCCGCTGCTGTACCTCAGCGGCAGCGCCCAGCAGACCATGCCGGTCGCGATCTCCGGGTTCGTCGGTCAGTACGTCACCGACTGGAACCTCATCTTCGCCGCGCTGGTGATCAGCATCGTGCCGGTCCTGGTCGTCTACTTCCTGCTCCAGCGCAGCATCATCAACGGCTTCGCGGGAGGGCTGAAGGGATGA
- a CDS encoding family 78 glycoside hydrolase catalytic domain: protein MPENTNRALSRRQVVGTMAVSAAGLALPLVPVQAAYADEAGDSRGAKVTGLAVDGRADSPLGVDDPAPRLSWRVVGADAGWTQSAYRIRAARTEEELDSGRLLWDSGKVRSSAQADIAWHGPALASRDRVVWQVRAWSTDGDATPWSRSAAWEMGLLKRSDWGAARWIEYPGRTVDQPLPVFARAFRVDRGRVVRARLYLSGVGLHVARLNDKPVTDEVLAPGNSNYQLSTEYRAYDVTRLVRPGDNTLGVELGHGTALVTRSVTNPATGRTAPYSWWQSQFKGSGTLVAPAAEGATSVKVSSVANYHVGGTVNIDTDDGGERLESRTITAIDSTDISFQPGLTSGHESGATVTASGNSLASTDPSAGAAVPPRLIARLELTKADGTVETVVSDRSWKTALGPTTLANWYSGSDYDARREQPAWTAPGADLGASARRRDGSATGWVDAGIAPPPNLTTELVWRMAEPLKVVDRIRPVSVTQPQPGVWVFDFGQNFAGWPQIGLDGPLPAGTTVKLYPAESLNADGTVHQASIMGGGANRGTNIFAAYTTYGDERGESWHPQFHYFGMQWLQVTGLPEGYVPTRDTVTGLQIHADVPDTGSLRTSDDRINRIHRMARYSTMSNTMSTFTDCPGREKLAYPADYVQPFGSLHRTFGYSAYLRTMQRHLAEGQSRAGDNIGNVALKAPVYDWGYAGRFGDEINWGNGIVLVPWLLFETYGDTQLISRYYPQMQAFLNFIRTRKVGTGADAYLVNAALADWIASENTSGRITGTWGYYQIADRMARMAALIGRDADASEYRSLAANIRVAFNDAFYNSSLGRYTAEGERGSAGATQAAQALALDEGLVPEGERGRVLDALVELVRAHQPFGGGPHLSGGTIGLAPIVRALHEGGRDDVLWEVLQEDTRPSYGYFMAPTAANPGGLTTVPEQWDMGNSKNHMILLQIEEWFHSGLAGIRQERGKAGYRELVIDPRPVGGLTRVEGSYRTPHGLVSAEWTRKDGTFRLDIEVPPNTTAEVRVPTGGRTAQVSGDSAEFRGVRGDRATYAVASGRYTFTAREAQRETV, encoded by the coding sequence ATGCCCGAAAACACCAACCGAGCACTCAGCCGTAGACAGGTGGTGGGCACCATGGCCGTTTCCGCGGCAGGGCTGGCTCTGCCCCTCGTCCCCGTACAGGCCGCCTACGCCGACGAGGCGGGCGACAGCCGGGGCGCGAAGGTCACCGGTCTCGCCGTCGACGGCCGTGCGGACAGCCCGCTCGGCGTCGACGACCCCGCCCCGCGGCTGAGTTGGCGGGTGGTGGGCGCCGACGCGGGGTGGACCCAGTCCGCGTACCGGATTCGCGCGGCGCGCACGGAGGAGGAGCTCGACAGCGGCCGGCTGCTGTGGGACAGCGGCAAGGTCCGCTCCTCGGCCCAGGCCGACATCGCCTGGCACGGTCCCGCCCTGGCCTCGCGCGACCGGGTCGTCTGGCAGGTGCGGGCCTGGAGCACCGACGGCGACGCGACACCGTGGAGCCGCTCCGCCGCCTGGGAGATGGGGCTCCTCAAGCGCTCCGACTGGGGCGCGGCCCGGTGGATCGAGTACCCGGGCCGCACGGTCGACCAGCCGCTGCCCGTCTTCGCCCGAGCCTTCCGGGTGGACCGGGGCAGGGTCGTCAGGGCGCGGCTGTACCTCTCCGGCGTCGGCCTGCACGTGGCCCGGCTCAACGACAAGCCCGTCACCGACGAGGTGCTCGCTCCCGGCAACTCCAACTACCAGCTCTCCACCGAATACAGGGCCTACGACGTCACTCGCCTCGTCCGACCCGGTGACAACACCCTGGGCGTCGAACTGGGCCATGGCACGGCACTGGTGACCAGGTCCGTGACGAACCCGGCCACCGGCCGCACGGCCCCGTACAGCTGGTGGCAGAGCCAGTTCAAGGGCAGCGGCACCCTCGTCGCGCCCGCCGCCGAGGGCGCCACCAGCGTCAAGGTGAGCAGCGTGGCCAACTACCACGTCGGCGGCACCGTCAACATCGACACCGATGACGGCGGCGAGCGCCTGGAGTCGCGGACCATCACCGCGATCGACAGCACCGACATCAGCTTCCAGCCCGGCCTCACCTCAGGGCACGAGAGCGGCGCCACCGTCACCGCCTCCGGCAACTCCCTTGCGAGCACCGACCCGAGCGCGGGCGCGGCCGTCCCCCCACGCCTGATCGCCCGTCTGGAGCTCACCAAGGCCGACGGGACGGTCGAGACCGTCGTCAGCGACCGCTCGTGGAAGACGGCCCTCGGCCCGACCACCCTCGCCAACTGGTACTCCGGCTCCGACTACGACGCCCGCCGCGAGCAGCCCGCCTGGACCGCCCCCGGCGCAGACCTCGGCGCATCCGCGAGGCGGCGCGACGGCTCCGCCACGGGCTGGGTCGACGCCGGAATCGCCCCGCCGCCGAACCTGACCACCGAGCTGGTCTGGCGTATGGCCGAGCCGCTCAAGGTCGTCGACAGGATCCGCCCGGTCAGCGTCACCCAGCCCCAACCCGGCGTGTGGGTCTTCGACTTCGGGCAGAACTTCGCCGGCTGGCCGCAGATCGGGCTCGACGGCCCGCTCCCGGCCGGAACCACCGTCAAGCTGTACCCCGCCGAGTCGCTGAACGCCGACGGCACCGTCCACCAGGCCTCGATCATGGGCGGCGGCGCCAACCGCGGCACCAACATCTTCGCCGCCTACACGACGTACGGCGACGAGCGGGGCGAAAGCTGGCACCCGCAGTTCCACTACTTCGGCATGCAGTGGCTCCAGGTGACCGGCCTGCCCGAGGGCTACGTACCGACCCGGGACACGGTCACCGGCCTACAGATCCACGCGGACGTGCCGGATACCGGTTCCTTGCGGACCTCCGACGACCGGATCAACCGCATTCACCGTATGGCCCGTTACTCGACCATGAGCAACACCATGTCCACCTTCACGGACTGCCCCGGCCGCGAAAAGCTCGCCTACCCCGCCGACTACGTTCAGCCCTTCGGCTCCCTGCACCGCACCTTCGGATACTCGGCCTACCTGCGCACCATGCAACGGCACCTGGCGGAGGGCCAGTCCAGGGCGGGCGACAACATCGGCAACGTGGCGCTCAAGGCGCCCGTGTACGACTGGGGGTACGCCGGCCGGTTCGGCGACGAGATCAATTGGGGCAACGGCATCGTCCTGGTGCCGTGGCTGCTGTTCGAGACGTACGGCGACACGCAGTTGATCAGCCGCTACTACCCGCAGATGCAGGCCTTTCTGAACTTCATCAGAACCAGGAAGGTGGGCACCGGCGCGGACGCCTACCTTGTGAACGCCGCCCTGGCCGACTGGATCGCCAGTGAGAACACCTCGGGCCGCATCACGGGAACCTGGGGCTACTACCAGATCGCCGACCGTATGGCCCGGATGGCAGCGCTCATCGGGCGCGACGCGGACGCGTCCGAGTACCGCAGCCTCGCTGCCAACATCAGGGTCGCGTTCAACGACGCCTTCTACAACTCCTCGCTCGGCCGCTACACCGCCGAGGGCGAGCGGGGCAGCGCCGGGGCGACCCAGGCCGCGCAGGCGCTCGCGCTGGACGAGGGACTGGTACCGGAAGGCGAACGCGGGAGGGTCCTCGACGCGCTGGTCGAACTGGTCCGTGCCCACCAGCCGTTCGGAGGCGGGCCGCACCTCAGCGGCGGCACCATAGGTCTCGCGCCGATCGTCAGGGCGCTGCACGAGGGCGGCCGGGACGATGTCCTCTGGGAGGTCCTCCAGGAGGACACCCGTCCCAGCTACGGCTACTTCATGGCGCCCACGGCGGCCAACCCCGGCGGGCTGACGACCGTTCCCGAGCAGTGGGACATGGGCAACTCCAAGAACCACATGATCCTGCTCCAGATCGAGGAGTGGTTCCACAGCGGCCTGGCCGGCATCCGCCAGGAGCGCGGCAAGGCCGGCTACCGCGAGCTGGTGATCGACCCTCGCCCGGTCGGCGGACTGACCCGTGTCGAGGGCAGCTACCGCACTCCGCACGGGCTGGTGTCCGCGGAGTGGACCCGCAA